In Thermospira aquatica, the following proteins share a genomic window:
- a CDS encoding HAD-IA family hydrolase, which yields MVRYAAIIWDMDGTLVDSLPVIYEAFSKMLVRFGREPVSREWMKKRIGFPFRETMEVVGLGEDAIQYYREVYFSLWEKHKPFEGIEAVLAELYGKIPMVIVSNKSREGIQRTLSPWNGERWFDLIVSENDVTHPKPHPEAFELVKRFWKEQGKPLEGKDVLMVGDTEIDETFAKNVGMEFAYARWGYGEVNAPDYILKKPSDLIQIVGWDEELPLCNGPELDLHGFASQDVSRVVKTYLDEAYRKGYTMVRVIPGKGKSVRKQQVAKILQEHPLVKDFRESHPMWGGWGSYDVFLKGE from the coding sequence ATGGTTCGATATGCTGCTATCATCTGGGATATGGATGGAACATTGGTAGATAGCTTGCCGGTAATCTATGAGGCTTTTTCGAAAATGCTCGTTCGTTTTGGACGGGAGCCTGTTTCCAGGGAATGGATGAAAAAGCGAATTGGTTTTCCATTTCGGGAAACAATGGAGGTGGTGGGGCTGGGGGAGGATGCTATTCAATATTATCGAGAGGTGTATTTTTCTCTCTGGGAGAAACACAAACCTTTTGAGGGGATAGAGGCAGTGCTTGCCGAACTGTACGGCAAAATACCTATGGTGATAGTTTCAAATAAAAGCCGGGAAGGTATTCAACGAACACTCTCTCCCTGGAATGGAGAACGTTGGTTTGACCTGATTGTTTCCGAGAATGATGTGACACATCCCAAACCTCATCCTGAGGCTTTTGAATTGGTGAAACGTTTTTGGAAAGAGCAGGGAAAGCCTCTTGAAGGAAAGGATGTGCTCATGGTTGGTGATACAGAGATTGATGAGACTTTTGCGAAGAATGTGGGGATGGAGTTTGCCTATGCACGTTGGGGGTATGGAGAGGTGAATGCCCCCGATTATATTCTCAAAAAACCTTCTGATCTGATACAAATCGTGGGATGGGATGAGGAGTTGCCCCTGTGTAATGGACCTGAGTTAGACCTTCATGGTTTTGCTTCTCAAGATGTATCCCGTGTAGTGAAAACGTATCTTGATGAGGCATATAGAAAGGGTTATACCATGGTGCGTGTGATTCCTGGGAAAGGGAAAAGTGTGCGAAAGCAACAGGTGGCCAAGATTCTTCAAGAACATCCGTTGGTGAAAGATTTCAGGGAATCTCATCCAATGTGGGGTGGATGGGGTTCGTATGACGTTTTTTTAAAAGGGGAATAG
- a CDS encoding ABC transporter ATP-binding protein: MAYRRLLRYVNKHGWLFGCMVIFALGVVVSKLTAVYQLAAFFSGVFLEKTMQNPFQSAFLLFLSASSWAISHYVMLVCSNTLAVKVLAALRQDVYEKVLMLPVGYFKSKRTGDIISRLTNDIQVVEVFLMNVLIELLVQPLTVIAIIIMMVVKQPLLTLYFFSVVPILGIVLGIVGNWVEHASRKVQGHIADVTSGIQETLYGIDVIKGFAVEEVMRDRFSRHNLGYLSSLLREVRIRFLSTPVAEWFGSLGIIIILVIGGLMVRQGQIASGDIVFFLLLATVLSEPLSLSSTVFTTLRKLSPALDRIYEVLDYEIPDESTLPSLTEVEGELVCENVSFGYEPGRLVLQNVSLTIRPRETVAIVGLSGSGKTTLVSLLAGFYTPTKGRVLIDGKELTNYSGKSYRHHMGIVTQEPILFSGTIRENIALSRPEVSFEEIVKAARIAHADVFIRKLPQGYDTLLGDKGAQLSGGERQRIALARAILRRPSVLILDEATSALDAESEQAIQDAMENILGQQTTIIIAHKLLTIMHADRIVVLHEGQVVEVGSHKELLKKGGIYARLFQMQMVD; encoded by the coding sequence ATGGCGTACCGTCGTCTTCTTCGATATGTAAACAAGCATGGGTGGTTATTTGGATGTATGGTGATTTTTGCTCTTGGTGTGGTAGTGAGTAAACTTACAGCGGTGTATCAGCTTGCCGCTTTTTTTTCTGGTGTGTTTCTTGAAAAAACGATGCAAAATCCCTTTCAAAGTGCTTTTTTGCTTTTTTTGTCGGCGTCTTCCTGGGCTATTTCTCACTATGTGATGCTGGTGTGTTCTAATACCTTAGCTGTGAAGGTGTTGGCAGCCTTGAGACAGGATGTGTATGAAAAGGTACTTATGCTCCCGGTAGGATATTTTAAGTCCAAGCGTACGGGAGATATCATTAGTCGCTTGACAAATGATATTCAGGTGGTTGAGGTTTTTTTGATGAATGTTTTGATAGAGTTGTTGGTTCAGCCGTTAACAGTGATAGCGATCATTATTATGATGGTGGTGAAACAACCACTTTTGACCTTGTACTTTTTTTCAGTCGTACCGATCCTGGGGATAGTCCTGGGTATTGTTGGAAATTGGGTGGAGCATGCTAGCCGAAAGGTTCAGGGGCATATTGCTGATGTGACATCCGGTATTCAGGAAACACTGTATGGGATAGATGTGATTAAGGGGTTTGCTGTGGAAGAGGTGATGAGGGATCGGTTTTCAAGGCATAATCTGGGATATCTTTCCTCTCTTTTGCGAGAGGTTCGGATAAGGTTTCTCAGTACTCCGGTAGCGGAGTGGTTTGGTTCTCTTGGCATTATTATTATCTTGGTGATTGGTGGTCTCATGGTGCGACAGGGACAGATTGCAAGTGGGGATATAGTGTTCTTTCTTTTGCTGGCCACGGTGCTTTCTGAACCGCTCAGTCTCTCCAGTACGGTTTTTACAACGCTTCGTAAACTTTCTCCTGCTCTGGATAGGATTTATGAGGTTCTGGACTATGAGATTCCCGATGAAAGTACGTTGCCTTCCTTAACCGAGGTGGAAGGGGAGCTTGTCTGCGAGAATGTCTCTTTTGGATATGAACCGGGACGCCTTGTTCTTCAGAATGTTTCGCTTACTATCCGCCCAAGAGAAACGGTGGCTATCGTGGGCCTCAGTGGTTCTGGGAAAACAACACTTGTCTCTCTTCTAGCAGGTTTTTATACACCAACGAAGGGAAGAGTCCTGATCGACGGCAAGGAACTAACAAACTACAGCGGGAAAAGTTATCGGCATCACATGGGTATTGTGACGCAGGAACCAATTCTTTTCTCAGGGACCATACGAGAAAATATTGCGCTTTCTCGCCCTGAGGTATCGTTTGAGGAAATTGTTAAGGCAGCGAGGATAGCTCATGCCGATGTTTTTATAAGAAAACTTCCTCAGGGATATGATACATTGCTTGGGGATAAGGGGGCCCAGCTTTCTGGTGGAGAACGTCAGCGTATTGCTTTAGCTCGTGCTATCCTGCGCCGTCCTAGTGTTTTGATTCTTGATGAGGCAACCAGTGCTCTTGATGCGGAATCTGAACAGGCTATTCAAGATGCGATGGAAAATATTCTTGGTCAACAGACCACTATTATTATTGCTCATAAACTTCTTACCATTATGCATGCGGATAGGATTGTTGTGCTCCATGAGGGGCAAGTGGTGGAAGTGGGGAGCCATAAAGAACTCCTGAAAAAAGGAGGGATTTATGCGAGACTTTTTCAGATGCAGATGGTGGATTAG